A DNA window from Centroberyx gerrardi isolate f3 chromosome 3, fCenGer3.hap1.cur.20231027, whole genome shotgun sequence contains the following coding sequences:
- the ednraa gene encoding endothelin receptor type Aa — protein MCSTMGAPAVHMLVLMACMAARGMCQINTTDAKEDSPDFLLHSTLHSPGFHSTSSPGLEPDPTSLHLGAPEAGARALAAGSGSANTSVVKRPLPHPPCHITTSIKDYFKYINTVISIIVFVVGLVGNATLLRIIYKNKCMRNGPNALIASLALGDLIYITIDIPITIFKLLASRWPFDDSVIGLCLCKLVPFLQKASVGITVLNLCALSVDRYRAVASWSRVQGVGIPLLTAIEIVSIWLLSLFLAVPEAIGFDMVKFNYRNQTIRTCMLHPKTEFMVFYTNVKDWWLFGFYFCVPLICTAIFYTLMTCEMLNHRNGSLRIALSEHLKQRREVAKAVFCLVLIFALCWFPMHLSRILKKMVYYQNDKDRCDLLSFLLVLDYLSINLATVNSCINPIILYFVSKKFKNCFKSCLCCWCYSDNQVSSFGAMNGTSIQCKSPEPNNLQTALNLRKDSY, from the exons ATGTGTTCTACAATGGGCGCCCCAGCTGTACATATGTTGGTGCTAATGGCCTGTATGGCGGCCAGAGGAATGTGCCAGATAAACACTACCGACGCAAAGGAGGACTCCCCAGActttctcctccactccaccCTCCACTCTCCAGGTTTCCACAGTACCAGCAGCCCCGGCCTGGAGCCGGACCCCACCAGCCTCCACCTGGGGGCTCCGGAGGCTGGGGCAAGGGCTTTGGCAGCCGGATCTGGCTCTGCAAACACAAGCGTCGTCAAGAGGCCATTGCCACATCCACCGTGCCATATCACCACCTCCATTAAGGACTATTTTAAGTACATCAACACGGTAATCTCCATTATAGTGTTTGTGGTCGGCCTGGTCGGAAACGCCACCCTGCTAAGGATTATATACAAGAACAAGTGCATGAGGAACGGGCCGAATGCCCTCATTGCCAGCCTGGCACTGGGGGACCTCATCTACATAACCATTGATATACCCATCACTATATTCAAG ctcctGGCCTCACGCTGGCCGTTTGACGACAGTGTCATTGGCCTGTGTCTGTGTAAGCTGGTGCCCTTCCTGCAGAAAGCCTCTGTGGGCATCACAGTCCTGAACCTCTGTGCTCTCAGTGTGGACAG GTACAGAGCGGTGGCATCGTGGAGCAGAGTTCAAGGAGTGGGCATCCCTCTACTGACAGCCATAGAGATTGTCTCTATCTGGTTGCTGTCGCTGTTCCTTGCCGTGCCAGAGGCCATCGGCTTCGACATGGTCAAATTCAACTACAGGAACCAGACCATACGCACCTGCATGCTTCACCCCAAGACTGAATTCATGGTG TTCTACACCAATGTAAAGGACTGGTGGCTGTTCGGCTTCTATTTTTGTGTACCCCTGATATGCACGGCTATTTTCTACACGCTGATGACCTGCGAGATGCTCAACCACAGGAACGGCAGCCTGCGGATAGCGCTCAGTGAGCACCTCAAACAG aggagggaggtggcAAAAGCAGTGTTCTGCCTCGTCCTCATCTTTGCCCTCTGCTGGTTCCCAATGCACCTTAGCAGGATTCTCAAGAAGATGGTCTACTACCAGAACGACAAGGACCGCTGTGACCTGCTCAG CTTCCTGTTGGTGTTGGATTACCTTAGTATCAACCTTGCAACAGTCAACTCCTGCATAAACCCCATTATCCTCTACTTTGTCAGCAAGAAGTTCAAAAACTGCTTCAAG TCCTGTTTGTGCTGCTGGTGCTACTCTGACAACCAGGTATCCAGCTTTGGAGCCATGAACGGTACTAGCATCCAGTGTAAGAGCCCCGAGCCCAACAACCTCCAGACTGCCTTAAACCTGCGAAAAGACAGCTACTGA